The genomic window tcttcctttgtgttcaacagaacaaagaaatttatacaggtttggaacaacctgagggtgattaaattatgacagaattttcatttttgaaaattccCTTTAAAGCTAAACCACTTAAAGCcacaaaacttttattttgatgaatttgaGTCTTTATAATTGTGACAGACACCAAGCTAAATGAAAGTCAGTTCTTAAAGAAGGTCTTCATGTGTGCTCACTGGAAACGAATGAAAGAATGACTATAGTATGTTACCTGTGGGCGGAGCCACGTGACATCACCTAACAATTTGGAGAGAGGCGTGATGTAGTCACTAAAGATTGAGGAGTCATCAGCAGGAAAGTCCGGGTCCACAAACAGTGAATGGTGCTCAGTCTCCGTCTCCATGGCAACCAGATCGACTTCACTGCTGATACTAAGAAACGCATGCTGTAACAATCACACCTGTCATAATCTTTGCGTTTAAAGACTAAAAGTCATCAAAAGACTGACCATTATCATAGCTTCATTGCCTTTGCTTGTTCCTGCATACAGTATAAATGATAGGCTACTTAAAGCAGTATATAAATAGAAAACATGAACCTAAAAACGAATTAGTCCTTAAATGACAAGCTGTTTTCCAGTTTAAAGTTACGACAGTGGTATTAAAGACGGCTTTTAATGGGAATATCGTCTCTTCAAAAACTGATTTAGTGACAAACATGCTTAGATATCTAACATCAGAGTCAGCATTAGCCTAATCATAAATCATTCAGACGTACCTTCAGCAGCTCAGCTGGGTTATTAACACGTTAGACATAGCCAGTGGCTGTTTTAAATGACACAGCCAGATCGAGGCAAAGAAATGCATCTAAATCCAGTTTAATCCTCCTTGCATTTGCATGCCATAACTCTGAGGTCGTTGAAACACACTCAAAGAATCAAAAACACCGCACCAAGGCAATTTATCCCATAACCGGAAGGACGCGCACACTGTGGACAGCGCTGTCATCCGGGGCGGAGGAGGGAGCTGCAGCATGCGCGCCCCCCAGCGGTGCTCATCAGAACTACTATCAAACAATTCGCACTGATGCTACGTGAAGGTCTTTGCtttgatttttttctatttctttgTAATTTAGCGTTCTTATGCTTTTCGTGGTAAATAAATCTATAGTAAATCAAAATACTTCTTTATATTAATATGAGATAAACAAAGCAGTAAAAGAAAACAGTAATAGCCTATGCGAGGAATAACATTTACTATTGTATAGAATTATTGGGTTTTTAGGTGGGTTTGGGTTTCTGTAGGCATTTGTGTCCCTGTGAACTAAATTCttttaaaagtcaaaattacagcaCAATAAACAACTTGAGAAATGACACAATACATAGCCATATTCTGTTCACAAGTGATTTACcttgatttttctttgttttctgcACACAGCATGTCTCATATTTCAAGCATATTCTATACTGACATGTTGTCTCTATAGTAAAGAAGAACTCCTTGGAATTCAGAACAGAATTTTTCATTATGGTGAAAATGACTCTACTATTAGGGACATTTTTACAGGCTAGGTCCGTTGCAGACACACCCTGGCCCTGCTGTAAACACCCTCCTCCTCcatactgtataaataaaaacacaagagATGTGAAAGATGCAGAGGCTCTTCCACTGAGGACTGTCCATCTGAGGTAggatcattttaaatttaagtctgctgaatattacaaatatcttaaaagaatttgagaaaaaatgtaattatgaattacatttactgaaatattactgaaataactgaaatattatattctaaaatattaaatggtggccaaaataaagttattaaactATTGTCTTTATACTGCCAATGACAGGATACCATGTTAATGTGTTTTcgacatttaaaattaaagttgTGTTGTAGTTGTAAGTTGATGCCCCAAAAAGTATAAACAGAGTGGCTCTATCTATTTTTGATGAGAGTCCCAAATTGGCTCTccataaaaatgcaatatgCATCTATAAGAACCTTCATAAAAATTTAATAATGTGATGAAGTTCTATTGTTAATATTGATTAGTATAAGCATTAAAATAGCATTTTTTCCTGTTCAGATTGTATTCAAATCTTAAattcaatataaaaatacaacattttgcCATCATTAAACGGCTTGTGATCCAGTTATATTTACAGattatatatttgatttacaatgttttgtttttgattaaGGTTTTGCCATGGGTGCCATGAGGAAAGCTCTGCTCTTCTGCCTCTTCTTGGCGAGCGTCTCTTCTGTGAAAGAccaaattaacaatattaatgaATTGAAAAAATGTGGCTATGGAAGTGCTAGTCCACGTCATGGACTCCAGTTATTGTTCTGGTTTGCCCAAAGAGTAGATGTTGATCAAAACAATCAATTCCATTTGAATTTTACTCCTAATCAAAACGCCTATGGATTCCATTATTTTGGAAATGGAGAGGAACTTCTTCCCCCTTTGAACCCTGGGCAGACTTACTATTCTTTTGGTAAACTAAGTGGTCCTAGTGTCAATACATTCCCGAGGTATGTGCTGAATTATTATCTGCAGAGATATAACACCATCACAGAGAAACAAGAAAGAAACATGGACAGGCTTATGGTCTCTTTGGACAATAAGACAAAACGCAGGATATTCAGGGTGTTTATTACAGCACATAACCCTGGCTCGAATGACTTTAATCCTAATGAGACTTATGAGATCAATCTTGAGTTGATCTTGCAGATAAGAGAATCCTATTGCAATGACAATGTTATTTTCAGAACAACACAACATTATGATGATGACgatgaagaagaagagaaaagaTGCCGTCAGTTTTTGACAGAAACAGGGTATAGCAGCAACGTCTGTACAACACTGAACAAACGCCGAATGAAACGCTCACCCTATCCCCAGTGCAATGCATATGAGGGAATTAAACTAGAGATTAAAACAACTACACAAGGTTATGCAAAACTTATATGGGAGAATATACCTGCTGAcataatgaaaaacaataactatatatACATTGATATTTGCCAAAACACTTATTCCAGTGATCCTAATGAAGATCCTACACAGGTCGGGAAAGAATATTTTGATATTCATAAATCATCTGGGGCTTTAGACACTTCTGTCTCCCTGAATGCTGGTCTCCAACCCCGACTGCGACTTTACACATCATATATTAGCAATGCATTATTTTGGTATGGACCAGAGTTTGATGGAGCAAACAAAGTGATCCCCACTAGAATAAAAGGGCTTGACGCCAGCCTGCAACTCTATGCTGGACACGGAAAAGCCTGTGCTCGACTCTACATCGAGAAAACCTTCAGTAAATGGGAGGATGTTCTTTATTATTCGTGGGTTGGGTTCTACAAAAGTTCACAAGATGAAAATGATGACTATTACACATATCAATATGCCGTGAAGTTTCCAAAGATTAATAACTATATCACAGACAATTATGATGTTTACCAGTACAATTCCAGTTTGACTATTGCTCCTGGAGTTCAAATCCGCTTCTTGCTGgacaaaaaatataacaatgTTTTAGCACAAACTACGCCCTGGGAGAGAAATCAACAAGTGACATCAGTTTGTGACAAAGGGAATCTTTGGCCTAAACCCTCATCAACCTGGTCTGATCCAGAATTCTTTTATGAACCAGAGTTCTATGATGCTAACAATGTCCTCCCTATAAAAATACAGATGTATGATGCCGGTCTGCAGCTCTTCACCAAAGACGGTAAAGCCTGTGCTCGGCTTTATATCAAGAAGACTTTCACAGACTGGGACACTACCTTCTACTACTCATGGGTGGGGTTTTACACTAGTTCACAAGAAGCACATAAATATTACAGCACATATCAATATGCTGTGAATTTTGAAAAGATGGGGGATGGTACCGaaaattttgatgtttatcaGTTCAAATCTGAATTGGCTATTGCACCCGGAGTACAGGTCCGTTTCCTGATGGACAAGAGCTATGATAAAAAATTAGTGGAAACTGAGCCCTGGAAGAGTGGATAAAAACTCACTATTAATAAATCAGATTATGACATATATCATTCTAACAGTCTGAGCTAATCCAATCTTATATGTTATGATTTGTAACAATCTGCTATCTGTGTCCTGATAAGAATgacaattattacattattctaacattacaCTGTTAATCACAGATCTCTCTAATATACTGTATCTTAATTTGttattaacaaaataattattCTAAATGATGTAAAATATTAACAGTAATCTTGccatttacattattataaaatattacattttattgaaCAGTAATGTGACATAGCCTTTCTTTGCTTGTTTTATACAGCTTATCTATTAAAATGCATCTCAAATGAAAATGAGTTGAGTCTGTGTCCTTGTTTTGATATTAGACAAAAGTAAAAATCCAAAGGTGAATAACTGTATTTTCTCTAGCAGTGGTTTTATATGTTggttttaaatgattttgtaaATTCCATTGTTCCACATGTTATAAAGGGGATACATCTATACAGTTTATTAATTGCAATATTTGTTCATCAAACAAATGactttgaaattatttttgtatttagcATCATTACAGTATTTTGCCTCTCTGATGGTCATAAATGTGGTGGATGAGCAGGAAAAGTCATGTGACTGAAATGAATAGGTGTCAGTTTGTTATATAATACAACACAGTTTCTGCATATTATTTAGTAACTTAGCTGCACTCACTATACTGTAGAGTTTATCTGATAATCCTGTGTTCATTTTGTTAATTGCTTGCATGTAATATTCTGACAATTTTAGTTTTAAGTAGATTTTATGTTTACTTAATTCTATAATATTCTTACTTATTCTTACTGAAACaatataatattgtaatattttgcattacaattaaaaaaatatacagttaTACAGTTATTTTTAGTTACAGATATCAGTCATTAATTTCTCCATTAGTCCATGGtgacaaaacaacattttagCAGCTTTCTGTTCTGGTAAGAATAGCTGGTTTATTCTTTGATGCAGCgattcagtttcattttgatGCAGTTGATTCTAAAAACTTCAACTTTCCATGAAAGGAAACTATcacaccaccacacacacaaaaacacatcttCACACAAATGTTCATAGCAAAAGCATTACACATTCAGTTAATGAAGAGCTTTGAAGAGTAGAATGATCTTTTttgatttttatgatttttattaattaaatttattttgaacaaaacCACAACTAGCTGCTCGCCAGCCATATGGACACTGACCCTTCACCCTGCAGGTTATGTTTAACCCATGAAGAACGAAATAAATATCTTGACAAAAATAATGATCATGTGTCAATTTATTAAAGTGTCCTAGCTGATAATCACTGTTAATttgttgttaataaaatttagttttatttaaggTTTGTCAAGGCAGGATATTGCAGCACAAACCCTGAAATATGTCAAACACAACACATACTCAAAAACAACCACTATATAACTggtttaaaacaaattaaaaagcaagtaaaataaaataattcagacataataataatatcattaatTTATGTGAGGTAATACAGCACAAATAcacagggggaaaaaatcagAAATAGTGTTCATACAAACACCTAAAATTTATTTGTAAAGCAATTTAAGAGCACGTTGAGGACAAAAGAAAGTTCATGTCTTTTGTTTTACTCCTGGGCATGGCAAATTTCCTGCACTGCAGTAGGTGTTGGAGGCCACAGACAGGAAACAATGAAGTGGTGATGAACTgtccttaaaggggacctattatgcaaaattcacttttgcatggtgtttggacatagaTGTGTGATGGCAATGTGtttacacaaccaccctatagtgataaaaatccacccacccaccccttttttttaatccctataaatcataagcagtgtctcagaacaagccatttccagatccctggcaatgtgatgtcacattagccacaggccccgcccacgaatgttgacagacactgccgttttaacatagaactGCCCTGAGTGAGtttgtacacagtccgccattgctgcactgatgaGAGTTTttggtgttctgtagctggatggattaatccacatagctctctccatttaatCCCGAAATCTGAGCCActgaagacgaggtggattCAATTTTGTTTGCGAAGAAAACACTCCCTCAACTCTACCGAAATGTGTTAAtgtctgcgcgaatcatttcacaccggacttctttgtgaatgaatgtcaatacaaagggacaatacaaaacagagactgtgctaaaaatgtgttaCTCAAGGATAAATCAGTAAACTGtttgtgatccagcttacagcctCCATAGTGATACTagatacggcagtaatgaaggtgagagcactttattacagttcatcagaGTTGATTTACAGATATATGTGGCCTTATGTGTTTGTATTGTGTATGTGGATGTGCAAATGTATTGTTTAGCACTATGTGAAGCGACCTTGAGCTATGGAAAGgcgctataaaaataaaacttcttcttcttctatataaagtttaccagtttattaagcaccacctgaaaaggcataaggtctttatatattcgtttactgttagttgtaacgagtttttctgtgtaattcgctgtgtatgttgatgataatgcaagggggagagagagtttatgaataatatattaatgcacacttgcactgtgttttattaagctcttacaatGATTCtctagagtgaaaacggacgcttcatcttttgtgtgaagtacaataaacgttaTAAAACTCAGttgataaaaacaagaagacaatataagttataaccataattgaactaaactatacttgttctatctccatgcagcatatatttgcAGTTTCCAAGTAGGTATCGCTGCATCCCGGAGACCTCCAAGAGGGAGGGCCTCACCTCCAAGTAGGAGGAGCTTTTGCCGCAAGTGGGTTGGAATTCACAAACAGGATCCCGCTCTGCAACTAAATTCATTGGCTGAGGTTacagtgatgggtaggtttagggatcaggGTTGGGTGTAGGCAATCGTTATTGACACGGCCCATTAAATCTTTAGAATCGTCTCCAGGGTGGGATTTCCACTGAAGTGGTTTGGGGAAAAAATCACgctaatgaaaaatgcagatttAATGTTTTCCATagttaaaatgtcatttataacAATTATTTGTCATCATCATGTGACTAATGCTGTTCAATTTCAGCATTGAAGAAACGTCATATAGTACACGGGTGTAactctcgtagaatatatatcAATCAATTTTGTCTTGCATATGATATTCTTTTTATGGCGTGCATATAATACACTAGTGGTGTGGGGTTTGTGCCTATTGTAAACCAATCGAAAGCCTCTGGAAGATTGTGCAGCCCACTTGGAGCTTGGAGCACTTGGAGCAGCCCACTTGAAGTCCCACCCATTTGGAGCTGACTTGCCCATTTGGAGCTGGCTCTGACCTCTGTTTATACCCATCttgcagtttctgacattatagtgtgTCCTGTCTGAATCCTGACACTGGagaatgagctcttgaagctccgccctcttaagccgaggacacacttaacgattgtaaggccgattatgaatgtaatttgacTTACAACTGATCATGCCCAAACGCACTGAGTCAGAACTGGTTGCATTCAGTCGGTGTTTATAGTcagcatttaaaatcatatagTGTGttgagttcagtcttagaatgtttcagctagtcgttaagtgtgtcccAGTTAGGCCGagtgcagcagctcatttgcatttaaagggcacacagCTGAAATGGcacatttttgctcattttgcttttgctttttttgtgcatttttgctCAATGgcgcaattttaacatgctataaaaaaaaacttcacatacacactctggggtcATAAGAgtcttattttacatcttgtaaaagggggcataataggtcccctttaataaatttagtaaaagtatatatattggCCTCGTTAAACCTCTCAATCAGTGATGGGAGTATGTTGGAATACCTATTATccaacaatgtttttgaaccCTCTCTAACTCATCAGAGAGACCTTTAGGTAGTCCACCCCATACTGGGCTAGCGTACTCAAGAACTGGCCATATTAAAGTCAAATATATTTGTGTTAAAACATCACAAGGGAGACCTGTTTTTTTATCAACACAAAGATAGTAGATTCTAGGACGTACTTTCATAATCATGTACTCCCATGACAGGTCAGAAGAAATTTGAACTCCAAGCAGTTTAAAGGTGTAAACTTTGCTAATTACATGTCCTGAAATAACAGGAGAAGAAGGGCAGGGAATATTTTCCTCATTCCTGGCACTGATGACCATGTCCACTGTCTTAGCTCCATTAATTTACAATGTAAATTCCTGTCTCCATTCCGCCACTGAATCCAAGGCCTTCTGAGTCAGCCCAGGTCCCATTAGAAGCTATCCAATTTAGGGTTGCTGTTGAGTGCTTCATGCCAGTGTTGTAAAATTTGAATCAGAGCAGTGTCTGTAAATCTGTTCGCCATAAACCCATGTTGTGGTGGTCCTCCAGAATGGCATCTCTGAGGATTCCTTTCCAACACAGCTGAGTAATGAAATCTTGTAATAATCTGCTGGAAAACTGGTCTTTTCTTTTTTAGGAACAGCCTTGACTATAGCCTCCTTCCATTGTTTTGGATAAATATTATGTTGCATGCATGAGTTGAAGATATCACATAACACCGGCAACAGCTCCTCAAGAAAGGTCTTTCAAACACAAGGAGGGATGCCATCAGGAGCCTTTGCTGCATTCACTTTGTGTAGTCTAGACTTAACTTGTCCAACACTCAGAGGTGGTATATTGGACAACTTACAGGTAACTTCTTTCtcagacagagaagtgtgattaGCATAATCCCACACGGAAACAAAGTGCTAAGCCAAAATGTAACACTCATGTTGTATGATGTTATGATCCTGAGACACCACATCACTCTCATCTTCTTCCATGCCCTTTAGTACCTTCACAGAATTAAACCACTGTTTATGCACAGTGCCTCACAGCCTCACACCTCATGCTTATATTATTGTTTCAAAATATGTCATTTGTTCTTTGAAATGTATCAGCCACATAGGCTATGGTAAAATGAACTGACCCCCAGAATCTGAGAGGTCACTGACTTTCATTCattatatatagcctatgttTTTATTTCCTTAGATAGTAGGAATCTCTTTTGTTATAAAGCCATATTAGTAAAATGAACAATAAAACATTGCTGTTCATCTTGGGAGGTGAATTGCTTTCTATATGTTGTATGTATGTGGCTGTCACTTCAAGAAAGAGCAAATGATTTGGACAAGAAAAAAGGAAGGCATGGTTCATGATCAACCCATCAAAATTCACATATGTAGGCATTTGATGTGTAGGCACTCTGAATTATTGGTTCAATTTGAACCTAAAGTTTTGCATATGTTTCAAAGCTTCACCGTAAGTATGGGGGGAGTTCCTaaggccattcacacagaacacattttCGTGGTTAAAAATGTGAGAGGATAGAAAAAGAAATGCAATTTTGTGACaaatgttgtgttttgcaaagtTTGCTGCCTCAGTTGTTGTGGTATTGATTCACATTATTTCTAGATTATTTTCTAGATTTCTATTGTGAAAATAGTCATAAGATgcattttgcaataaacttcaTTGGCCAAAACCCCCCCaaatttcactgtttttgaCCCTGGCACAAAATGACCAGCTAACATCATTTACTAACCATATCACATGGATTATAAGAGCAGACTGATTGCTACAAAAGGGTTACCTCCAAAGTAAGACCTGCAGCcatcattgcattgcattaaaaTGACCTCAAATGCAAGGAAATT from Megalobrama amblycephala isolate DHTTF-2021 linkage group LG17, ASM1881202v1, whole genome shotgun sequence includes these protein-coding regions:
- the LOC125251073 gene encoding uncharacterized protein LOC125251073, translating into MGAMRKALLFCLFLASVSSVKDQINNINELKKCGYGSASPRHGLQLLFWFAQRVDVDQNNQFHLNFTPNQNAYGFHYFGNGEELLPPLNPGQTYYSFGKLSGPSVNTFPRYVLNYYLQRYNTITEKQERNMDRLMVSLDNKTKRRIFRVFITAHNPGSNDFNPNETYEINLELILQIRESYCNDNVIFRTTQHYDDDDEEEEKRCRQFLTETGYSSNVCTTLNKRRMKRSPYPQCNAYEGIKLEIKTTTQGYAKLIWENIPADIMKNNNYIYIDICQNTYSSDPNEDPTQVGKEYFDIHKSSGALDTSVSLNAGLQPRLRLYTSYISNALFWYGPEFDGANKVIPTRIKGLDASLQLYAGHGKACARLYIEKTFSKWEDVLYYSWVGFYKSSQDENDDYYTYQYAVKFPKINNYITDNYDVYQYNSSLTIAPGVQIRFLLDKKYNNVLAQTTPWERNQQVTSVCDKGNLWPKPSSTWSDPEFFYEPEFYDANNVLPIKIQMYDAGLQLFTKDGKACARLYIKKTFTDWDTTFYYSWVGFYTSSQEAHKYYSTYQYAVNFEKMGDGTENFDVYQFKSELAIAPGVQVRFLMDKSYDKKLVETEPWKSG